A section of the Microbacterium forte genome encodes:
- a CDS encoding endo-beta-N-acetylglucosaminidase H, with amino-acid sequence MSQNVRNHRLRKSIAGLGVLATAAAGILTGSLGAAAESAEPADPKLAVYVEVNSNDLANVADYTLAESGDAAIDMAMIFAANINYDGEKAYLHFNERVTETLDDAETQIRPVQAKGTKVLLSVLGNHQGAGFANFTSFAQADAFAAQLADAVTTYGLDGIDFDDEWTNYGANGTPQPNAESFGWLATALRDRLGPDKIISLYAIGPTYTTTDFTLFDAASVLDYAWNPYYPTYDAPVVPGLEDRGLLGAAAIDLGNTSAATAADFATRTVADGYGVYVAYNLTATDQSAYLSGITEALKGEATEYRAAPRDTTPPTVTVKEGARFTKGDAAAGYQRVSFTLYDEGKIDRLYVNGVEKDLTDNEWSDLNFVKSGAFGAVTGANTLQVVDVAGNTTEVSFILSK; translated from the coding sequence ATGAGTCAGAACGTCAGGAATCACCGATTGCGAAAGAGCATCGCCGGGCTGGGGGTGCTCGCGACCGCTGCTGCAGGCATTCTCACCGGTTCGCTGGGGGCTGCCGCCGAGAGTGCTGAGCCGGCCGACCCGAAGCTCGCCGTCTATGTCGAGGTGAACTCGAACGATTTAGCCAACGTCGCCGACTACACGCTCGCCGAGTCCGGCGATGCAGCCATCGACATGGCGATGATCTTCGCTGCGAACATCAACTACGACGGTGAGAAGGCATACCTGCACTTCAACGAGCGGGTCACCGAGACGCTCGATGATGCCGAGACGCAGATCCGTCCTGTGCAGGCGAAGGGCACCAAGGTGCTGCTCTCGGTGCTCGGCAACCACCAGGGTGCCGGCTTCGCGAACTTCACCTCGTTCGCGCAGGCCGATGCGTTCGCCGCTCAGCTCGCCGACGCCGTGACGACCTATGGGCTCGACGGCATCGACTTCGACGACGAGTGGACGAACTACGGCGCCAATGGCACGCCGCAGCCCAATGCGGAGTCGTTCGGATGGCTGGCCACCGCGCTGCGCGACCGCCTCGGCCCCGACAAGATCATCAGCCTGTACGCGATCGGCCCGACCTATACGACGACCGACTTCACGCTGTTCGATGCAGCGAGCGTGCTCGACTACGCCTGGAACCCCTACTACCCGACCTACGATGCGCCCGTCGTTCCCGGCCTCGAGGACCGCGGTCTGCTCGGGGCTGCGGCCATCGACCTGGGGAACACGAGCGCAGCCACCGCCGCGGACTTCGCGACCCGCACTGTCGCCGACGGCTACGGCGTCTATGTCGCCTACAACCTCACCGCGACCGACCAGTCGGCGTATCTCTCGGGCATCACCGAGGCGCTGAAGGGCGAGGCGACCGAGTATCGGGCGGCGCCCCGCGACACGACGCCCCCGACCGTCACGGTCAAGGAGGGCGCGCGGTTCACGAAGGGCGATGCGGCGGCCGGCTATCAGCGGGTCAGCTTCACGCTGTACGACGAGGGCAAGATCGACAGGCTCTACGTCAACGGCGTCGAGAAGGATCTCACAGACAACGAGTGGAGCGACCTGAACTTCGTGAAGTCGGGTGCCTTCGGAGCGGTCACTGGCGCGAACACGCTACAGGTCGTCGACGTCGCCGGGAACACCACCGAGGTGTCGTTCATCCTGTCGAAGTGA
- a CDS encoding GH92 family glycosyl hydrolase, translating into MSTVHLMPADGPVDPPSSRPRAGVIPGQVFAFSFDPAAGEQRIDVPGLADIPVTSDTVLHWAFYSDGADATLAPHAALAVTVDARRADGARLSDIAAVRDRYDFPLTADAQFGARWSLPEQWNADTVSLAPLRSGSVPHTSVAVELVLGTGSLATDADLPSSVSGFVQCVVEEMPQQPAAADLPPVERVDTRRGTHSGPRFSRGNTIPAVAVPHGFTFVTPATDASDTRWPYRPSIHDDPPGRRLEALQFSHQPSPWIGDRSVLQLMPFDGRPMSDRGERRRWITPGSERARPHEYAVDLGGLRAEMTATSHAAAFRVRGAEADAIVGFVIDQPTDEGRLTWTEDGGFEGWTPEGTEDWGNAPRCYFAGVVLRSEGDDASGPRGALDDAERVHVAGYVGGRGSLEVRVAVSFVSIEQARRSLDLEAPAEVTYDEVRAASAASWNRVLGRVTIPPLPEAEAPYRRLAHDEHVSRIAAALHRMHLYPNTAAENAGTADAPIPRFADVFAAREPFGERATSAPIVDGELVVNNGYWDTYRTEWPALALLDPAVTGRLLDGQLEQYRRGGWMARWSAPGYVDSMVGTSSDQIFADAARWGVEFDRAEAFESGWRNACEPGPDALRGRKGIARGRFTGFISSDVPEGMSWTIENAVSDAALGRFAAQLAADAESAQDAARYRSFARYFANRALSYRTLFDADSGFLRGKDSAGGFAPAFDPRTWGGDNVETNAWGMSVGAVHDGVGLATLHGGRDAFGQHLDDLFAEPETADERFGGAYGAVIHEQREARALRSGMCAISNQPAHHIPFMYAFSDRPWRTAAIVNELAARLFAGAHIGQGFPGDEDNGEMSAWWLWAALGLYPLELASGVLRIGSPLFEDIRVDRADGSSLRIRSHRSEPTAHVLQSARLDGVDLDRAELPIAALAGDADLELVFGTDPSDALETGEHAPAAHSTWCRDLTAERADVIAAASVVDARRLFDDGAHGGSSGVALAAGEWAGCRFAEPRAVSDLTVTMVAAAPSSRLQWEVIDEDGNWTAAPTTHDAELAADRTTPFELAARVVTPAIRVRAEAGVTIRQIEVFDLG; encoded by the coding sequence GTGAGCACCGTGCACCTCATGCCCGCCGACGGGCCGGTCGATCCACCGTCATCTCGTCCTCGGGCGGGCGTGATCCCCGGGCAGGTCTTCGCCTTCTCGTTCGACCCCGCGGCGGGTGAGCAGCGGATCGACGTGCCTGGACTCGCAGACATCCCCGTCACGTCCGACACCGTGCTGCACTGGGCGTTCTACTCCGACGGCGCCGACGCGACCCTCGCCCCGCATGCGGCGCTCGCGGTGACCGTCGATGCGCGGCGTGCCGACGGCGCGAGGCTGAGTGACATCGCCGCCGTGCGCGACCGCTACGACTTCCCGCTCACCGCCGATGCGCAGTTCGGGGCCCGCTGGAGTCTGCCGGAGCAGTGGAACGCCGACACGGTGTCTCTCGCCCCGCTGCGTTCGGGTTCTGTGCCGCACACCTCGGTCGCCGTCGAACTCGTCCTGGGCACAGGATCCCTGGCGACCGACGCGGATCTCCCCTCGAGCGTCAGCGGCTTCGTGCAGTGCGTCGTCGAGGAGATGCCGCAGCAGCCCGCGGCGGCGGACCTTCCTCCCGTCGAACGCGTGGACACCCGTCGAGGCACGCACTCCGGACCGCGCTTCTCGCGCGGCAACACGATCCCCGCGGTCGCCGTTCCGCACGGCTTCACGTTCGTCACTCCGGCGACCGATGCCTCGGACACCCGTTGGCCGTACCGCCCCAGCATCCACGACGACCCGCCGGGGCGACGCCTCGAAGCGCTGCAGTTCTCCCATCAGCCCAGTCCATGGATCGGCGACCGCTCGGTGCTCCAGCTCATGCCGTTCGACGGACGCCCGATGTCTGACCGTGGGGAGCGTCGACGCTGGATCACCCCCGGGTCCGAGCGCGCCCGCCCGCACGAGTACGCGGTCGACCTCGGCGGACTGCGCGCAGAGATGACCGCGACCTCGCACGCCGCCGCCTTCCGGGTGCGCGGCGCCGAGGCCGACGCCATCGTCGGGTTCGTGATCGATCAGCCGACCGACGAGGGACGCCTGACCTGGACGGAGGACGGCGGCTTCGAAGGGTGGACGCCCGAGGGCACCGAGGACTGGGGCAACGCTCCGCGCTGCTACTTCGCGGGCGTGGTGCTGCGCAGCGAGGGTGACGACGCGTCGGGCCCGCGCGGCGCGCTCGACGACGCCGAGCGGGTGCACGTCGCCGGCTATGTCGGCGGGCGCGGTTCGCTCGAGGTGCGCGTGGCGGTGTCGTTCGTGTCTATCGAGCAGGCCAGACGCAGCCTCGACCTCGAAGCGCCGGCCGAGGTGACCTACGACGAGGTGCGGGCGGCATCCGCAGCATCCTGGAACCGCGTGCTGGGTCGCGTGACCATCCCGCCCCTCCCCGAGGCGGAGGCTCCGTATCGCCGACTGGCGCACGACGAGCATGTGAGCCGGATCGCCGCGGCCCTGCACCGGATGCATCTGTATCCGAACACCGCCGCCGAGAACGCGGGAACCGCCGATGCCCCGATCCCTCGATTCGCCGACGTCTTCGCGGCGCGAGAGCCGTTCGGCGAACGCGCCACCAGCGCCCCGATCGTCGACGGCGAGCTGGTGGTGAACAACGGCTACTGGGACACCTACCGCACCGAATGGCCGGCACTCGCGCTGCTCGACCCTGCCGTGACGGGCAGGCTGCTCGACGGACAGCTCGAGCAGTATCGCCGTGGAGGCTGGATGGCCCGGTGGAGCGCCCCGGGATACGTCGACAGCATGGTGGGAACGTCGAGCGACCAGATCTTCGCCGACGCCGCCCGGTGGGGAGTGGAGTTCGACCGTGCGGAGGCGTTCGAGAGCGGCTGGCGCAACGCCTGCGAGCCGGGGCCCGATGCGCTGCGCGGACGCAAGGGCATCGCTCGCGGGCGATTCACCGGATTCATCTCGTCCGACGTGCCCGAGGGCATGAGCTGGACCATCGAGAACGCGGTGAGCGATGCCGCACTGGGCCGGTTCGCCGCGCAGCTCGCCGCCGATGCGGAGTCCGCACAGGATGCCGCGCGCTACCGCTCTTTCGCCCGGTACTTCGCGAACCGGGCGCTGTCGTACCGCACCCTGTTCGATGCGGACTCCGGCTTCCTCCGCGGCAAGGACTCCGCGGGCGGCTTCGCGCCGGCCTTCGACCCGCGGACCTGGGGCGGCGACAATGTCGAGACGAACGCCTGGGGCATGTCGGTCGGCGCCGTGCACGACGGAGTCGGACTCGCGACGCTGCATGGCGGCCGCGACGCCTTCGGCCAGCATCTCGACGACCTCTTCGCGGAGCCCGAGACAGCCGACGAGCGCTTCGGCGGAGCATACGGCGCGGTCATCCACGAGCAGCGCGAGGCGCGGGCGCTGCGCTCCGGCATGTGCGCGATCTCGAATCAGCCCGCCCACCACATCCCCTTCATGTACGCGTTCAGTGACCGGCCATGGCGCACCGCGGCGATCGTGAACGAGCTCGCCGCCCGCCTCTTCGCGGGCGCCCACATCGGTCAGGGCTTCCCCGGCGACGAGGACAACGGCGAGATGAGCGCGTGGTGGCTGTGGGCGGCTCTCGGGCTCTACCCGCTCGAGCTCGCGTCGGGAGTGCTGCGGATCGGGTCTCCCCTCTTCGAAGACATCCGCGTCGATCGCGCCGACGGCTCCTCGCTGCGCATCCGCTCTCACCGCAGCGAGCCGACTGCCCACGTGCTGCAGAGCGCGCGACTCGACGGGGTCGATCTCGATCGCGCCGAGCTCCCCATCGCCGCGCTGGCTGGTGACGCCGACCTCGAACTGGTCTTCGGCACCGATCCTTCGGATGCCCTCGAGACGGGTGAGCACGCACCGGCAGCCCACTCGACCTGGTGTCGCGATCTGACGGCCGAGCGAGCCGATGTGATCGCAGCGGCATCCGTCGTCGATGCCCGGCGCCTCTTCGACGACGGCGCGCATGGCGGTTCGAGCGGCGTCGCCCTGGCCGCCGGCGAATGGGCGGGATGCCGCTTCGCCGAGCCCCGCGCCGTGAGCGACCTCACCGTGACGATGGTCGCTGCAGCCCCATCGTCGCGCCTGCAGTGGGAGGTCATCGATGAGGACGGGAACTGGACCGCGGCACCGACCACGCACGACGCGGAGCTGGCCGCAGACCGCACCACCCCGTTCGAGCTGGCGGCACGGGTCGTGACCCCGGCGATCCGCGTGCGGGCGGAGGCCGGGGTCACGATCCGTCAGATCGAGGTCTTCGACCTCGGGTGA
- a CDS encoding carbohydrate ABC transporter permease, protein MSTLTPPRVDDDRRPDDQTAATTRERIFRRRGSGDFSKPTLGGLIGRYALLLFVLVIVIGPFLWQLSTSFKGPQENIYSFPPNLIPREPTLQNYATVAEIVPVYLYAWHSLLVSVGTVLSNVILATFAGYALGCMRFRGKWIVMAILLSTLLFPGEVTVTSNFLTIRALGLADTLWGVFLPGAISAMNVLLVATACRMIPQDVLDAATVDGATTWQRIRHIVWPNIRGMVSVVAVFAFIGAWDDYLWPLIVLSDPSKYTLTVGMAYLNSSFSVDPRLIAAGTMIALVPIVIMFSFTQRFFFKGVQEGAVKG, encoded by the coding sequence ATGAGCACGCTCACCCCGCCGCGCGTCGACGACGACCGGCGTCCCGACGATCAGACCGCCGCGACCACACGCGAACGCATCTTCCGCCGCCGCGGCTCAGGCGACTTCAGCAAGCCGACGCTCGGCGGGCTGATCGGCCGCTACGCTCTGCTGCTGTTCGTGCTGGTGATCGTCATCGGCCCGTTCCTGTGGCAGCTCTCGACCTCGTTCAAGGGCCCGCAGGAGAACATCTACTCCTTCCCGCCGAACCTCATCCCCCGCGAGCCGACGCTGCAGAACTACGCCACCGTCGCCGAGATCGTCCCGGTCTATCTCTACGCCTGGCACTCCCTGCTCGTCTCGGTCGGCACGGTGCTCAGCAACGTGATCCTCGCCACGTTCGCGGGCTACGCCCTCGGCTGCATGCGCTTCCGCGGCAAGTGGATCGTCATGGCCATCCTGCTGTCGACCCTGCTCTTCCCCGGCGAGGTCACCGTGACGAGCAACTTCCTCACGATCCGCGCGCTCGGCCTCGCCGACACCCTGTGGGGCGTGTTCCTGCCCGGCGCGATCAGCGCCATGAACGTGCTGCTCGTCGCCACCGCGTGCCGGATGATTCCCCAGGACGTGCTGGATGCCGCGACCGTCGACGGCGCCACGACCTGGCAGCGCATCCGCCATATCGTGTGGCCCAACATCCGGGGCATGGTCTCGGTCGTCGCCGTCTTCGCCTTCATCGGCGCGTGGGACGACTACCTCTGGCCCCTCATCGTGCTCTCCGACCCGTCGAAGTACACGCTGACCGTCGGCATGGCCTATCTGAACAGCAGCTTCTCCGTCGATCCGCGTCTGATCGCGGCGGGCACCATGATCGCGCTCGTGCCGATCGTGATCATGTTCTCGTTCACGCAGCGGTTCTTCTTCAAGGGCGTGCAGGAGGGCGCGGTCAAGGGGTGA
- a CDS encoding carbohydrate ABC transporter permease, with translation MSTDTSIRSRRKSITSHRWFTPWLLLGPAVIWVLVFALWPFLNTVFLSFTDARPLRTPEFVGGANYERMFGDEMFWNALTTCIIYVVVCVPLLTILPLLLALLVQKKLPGIAFFRTTFYFPVIASVVVVALIWTWLFDSRGIINQTLEFLGLVDKPMAFLVDRWLLLGCAILLTVWKGLGYYMVVYLAALGNVGKELHEAAMLDGAGSFRRFLSVTIPSVRGAMLLIAVLIAVSAMRVFAELDVLSKSTGGPGGYDMSLVMLIRQVGSGLNGNIGYASAISVALFLLTLIPLAAIAIMNREKKAKVPA, from the coding sequence ATGAGCACGGACACCAGCATCCGGAGCCGGAGGAAGAGCATCACGTCCCACCGGTGGTTCACCCCGTGGCTGCTCCTCGGCCCCGCCGTCATCTGGGTGCTGGTGTTCGCGCTCTGGCCGTTCCTCAACACCGTCTTCCTGAGCTTCACCGACGCCCGCCCCCTGCGAACCCCCGAGTTCGTCGGCGGGGCGAACTACGAGCGGATGTTCGGCGACGAGATGTTCTGGAACGCCCTCACCACCTGCATCATCTACGTGGTCGTCTGCGTGCCGCTGCTCACGATCCTCCCGCTGCTTCTCGCTCTGCTCGTGCAGAAGAAGCTGCCGGGTATCGCGTTCTTCCGCACCACCTTCTACTTCCCCGTCATCGCCTCGGTGGTCGTGGTCGCGCTCATCTGGACCTGGTTGTTCGACAGTCGCGGCATCATCAACCAGACGCTCGAGTTCCTCGGCCTGGTCGACAAGCCGATGGCGTTCCTCGTCGACCGCTGGCTACTGCTCGGCTGCGCGATCCTGCTGACGGTGTGGAAGGGCCTCGGCTACTACATGGTCGTCTACCTCGCCGCCCTCGGCAACGTCGGCAAGGAGCTGCATGAAGCGGCGATGCTCGACGGAGCAGGGTCGTTCCGCCGTTTCCTCTCGGTGACGATCCCCTCGGTGCGCGGTGCCATGCTCCTGATCGCGGTGCTCATAGCGGTCTCGGCGATGAGGGTGTTCGCCGAGCTGGACGTGCTCTCGAAGAGCACCGGCGGGCCGGGCGGCTACGACATGTCGCTGGTCATGCTGATCCGTCAGGTCGGCTCCGGTCTCAACGGCAACATCGGCTATGCCTCGGCGATCAGCGTCGCCCTGTTCCTCCTCACCCTGATCCCGCTCGCCGCGATCGCCATCATGAATCGCGAGAAGAAGGCGAAGGTCCCCGCATGA
- a CDS encoding ABC transporter substrate-binding protein: MKVPARIVALATFTIGAMALAGCTGGGATSGAAGPIDTSGELSGTIQFQTWSLKNEKFTPYFEDLIDAFEKEHPDVTVEWLDQPGDGYQEKILSQANADTLPDVLNLPPDIAYPLVAAGKLVDLETADPDLKSGYNAGAWDAYSQYPGVEGTYGLPWYLSSDASWWNLAQLARYGVTEENLPTTVDELLTLAKDVATESGGKVQLLSSIPALDTFTSAGMEVINEEGEFDFNTAEAAAIIEKYADAYAAGAMPAEALTGDYGGNAEAYIQEKVAFTTGGTGFTTDLAKDAPALLENTVATQRLGIPPLYVQGLNVSADSDNKEAALAFAEFATNEENQVAFSSLAVGTAPGTSSGGDAVVENISSSITDEKQLSAIDTVFTAMEDAKAIPFQWTSDMATYMTQQIALAVNGEADAQEQLDKIVEYANANRVDQ, translated from the coding sequence ATGAAAGTTCCCGCACGCATTGTCGCTCTGGCAACATTCACGATCGGCGCCATGGCGCTCGCCGGCTGCACCGGAGGCGGCGCCACATCGGGTGCCGCCGGTCCGATCGACACCTCCGGTGAGCTGAGCGGAACCATCCAGTTCCAGACCTGGTCGCTGAAGAACGAGAAGTTCACCCCCTACTTCGAAGACCTGATCGACGCGTTCGAGAAGGAGCACCCGGATGTCACGGTCGAGTGGCTCGACCAGCCGGGCGACGGCTACCAGGAGAAGATCCTGAGCCAGGCGAACGCCGACACCCTCCCCGACGTGCTGAACCTGCCGCCGGACATCGCGTACCCCCTCGTCGCCGCCGGCAAGCTCGTCGACCTCGAGACGGCGGACCCCGACCTGAAGTCCGGGTACAACGCCGGCGCATGGGATGCGTACAGCCAGTACCCCGGCGTCGAAGGCACCTACGGTCTGCCCTGGTACCTCTCGAGCGACGCCTCGTGGTGGAACCTCGCGCAGCTCGCCCGCTACGGCGTCACGGAGGAGAACCTCCCCACGACGGTCGACGAGCTGCTCACCCTCGCGAAGGACGTGGCCACCGAGTCCGGCGGCAAGGTGCAGCTGCTGTCGTCGATCCCCGCTCTCGACACCTTCACCTCCGCCGGCATGGAGGTCATCAACGAAGAGGGCGAGTTCGACTTCAACACCGCGGAGGCCGCCGCGATCATCGAGAAGTACGCCGATGCGTACGCGGCCGGGGCGATGCCCGCCGAGGCTCTGACCGGCGACTACGGCGGAAACGCCGAGGCCTACATCCAGGAGAAGGTCGCTTTCACCACCGGCGGCACCGGCTTCACGACCGACCTCGCCAAGGACGCCCCGGCGCTGCTGGAGAACACCGTCGCCACGCAGCGTCTCGGCATCCCTCCGCTCTATGTGCAGGGACTGAACGTCTCCGCCGACTCCGACAACAAGGAGGCTGCACTCGCGTTCGCCGAGTTCGCGACGAACGAGGAGAACCAGGTCGCCTTCTCGTCCCTCGCCGTCGGCACGGCGCCCGGCACGTCGTCGGGTGGTGACGCCGTGGTCGAGAACATCTCGTCGTCGATCACCGATGAGAAGCAGCTGTCGGCGATCGACACCGTGTTCACCGCGATGGAGGATGCCAAGGCCATCCCGTTCCAGTGGACGTCCGACATGGCTACGTACATGACTCAGCAGATCGCGCTCGCCGTCAACGGCGAGGCCGACGCGCAGGAGCAGCTCGACAAGATCGTCGAGTACGCCAACGCGAACCGCGTGGACCAGTAA
- a CDS encoding glycoside hydrolase 5 family protein: MTQRRALDARLRFGANYTPSKDWMHSWLDFTPDDVRRDFAALAELGLDHVRVFPLWTVLQPNRTLIRTKAIDDVRAMVDIAAEFDLDASVDVIQGHLSSFDFVPSWLYTWHDRNMFTDPTALSGQVELVQTLAGALRDAPNFLGLTLGNETNQFSAHTHPSPWPVTTDEAGHWIESLLAAAEGAAPGLSHVHSEYDAVWYMDGHGFTPAHASRLGEMTTIHSWIFNGTAQRYGGRSVAADRHAEYLIELSRAFATDRERPVWLQEVGAPSNCLDESEMPGFLEATLRSAVRTENLWGVTWWCSHDVSRELGDFPELEYSLGLIDQSGAAKPLGRRFAELIPELRERRAVPARETAIVVDVDEREVPVSRAALSPGGAVFQAWVDACDAGLDPAFVTSKTALDDAALGARGIRRLIRPDLSTSEVDPYGSVNTVVDG, encoded by the coding sequence ATGACGCAGCGCCGCGCTCTCGATGCTCGCCTGAGATTCGGGGCGAACTACACGCCGTCGAAGGACTGGATGCACTCCTGGCTGGACTTCACCCCCGATGACGTGCGGCGCGACTTCGCGGCTCTCGCAGAGCTCGGACTCGACCACGTGAGGGTCTTCCCGCTGTGGACGGTGCTGCAGCCGAACCGCACGCTCATCCGCACGAAGGCGATCGACGATGTCCGCGCCATGGTCGACATCGCTGCCGAGTTCGACCTCGACGCGAGCGTCGACGTGATCCAGGGGCACCTGTCGAGCTTCGACTTCGTGCCCTCCTGGCTCTACACCTGGCACGACCGCAACATGTTCACCGACCCGACAGCGCTCAGCGGGCAGGTCGAGCTCGTGCAGACGCTCGCCGGCGCGCTGCGCGACGCCCCGAACTTCCTCGGGCTGACCCTCGGCAACGAGACGAACCAGTTCTCGGCGCACACGCATCCGTCGCCCTGGCCGGTCACGACCGACGAAGCGGGGCACTGGATCGAGTCGCTGCTCGCTGCCGCCGAAGGAGCGGCACCCGGTCTCTCGCACGTCCACAGCGAGTACGACGCGGTCTGGTACATGGACGGGCACGGCTTCACCCCCGCGCATGCGTCGCGCCTGGGCGAGATGACCACGATCCACTCCTGGATCTTCAACGGCACGGCTCAGCGCTACGGCGGCAGGTCGGTCGCCGCCGACCGCCACGCCGAGTACCTCATCGAGCTGTCCCGCGCCTTCGCCACCGATCGCGAGCGACCGGTCTGGCTGCAGGAGGTGGGCGCCCCGTCGAACTGCCTCGACGAGAGCGAGATGCCCGGCTTCCTCGAGGCGACGCTGCGGTCGGCGGTGCGAACGGAGAACCTCTGGGGCGTGACCTGGTGGTGCTCGCACGATGTGAGCCGTGAGCTCGGCGACTTCCCCGAGCTCGAGTACTCGCTCGGCCTGATCGATCAGAGCGGTGCGGCCAAGCCCCTCGGCCGCCGGTTCGCCGAGCTCATCCCCGAACTGCGCGAGCGCCGCGCGGTGCCCGCACGCGAGACGGCGATCGTGGTCGACGTCGACGAGCGCGAGGTGCCCGTGAGTCGCGCGGCTCTCAGCCCGGGCGGTGCGGTCTTCCAGGCCTGGGTGGATGCCTGCGACGCCGGCCTCGACCCTGCCTTCGTGACGTCGAAGACGGCTCTCGACGACGCGGCGCTCGGCGCGCGCGGCATCCGTCGCCTCATCCGTCCTGATCTGTCGACGAGCGAGGTCGACCCCTACGGCTCCGTCAACACCGTCGTCGACGGCTGA
- a CDS encoding LacI family DNA-binding transcriptional regulator — protein sequence MTSGKRVTIADIARMAGVSPGAVSFALNGRPGVSDETRQRILAIVEENHWQPSSAARALVGARANTVGFALARPARSLGSEAFFTDLIAGIESRLSESKVSLQLRLVTDIAEEMEVHRQWRSSNQVDGIILIDPRDDDPRSDRIAALDARAVMIGSKPSPEGAVPSVWIADDEMAETLFSYLAALGHTRIAYVAGPAELEHTRLRAEVLHAMASDGIAGEVITTDFSPARASAVTRSQLSGRLRPTAIVYDNDVMAVAGLRVAQEMGRAVPRDVSIASFDDSVIAGLINPSITAMTRDTFELGEQAATLLLQQIVAGLNLPSAQGPTPTLTARESTAPPAAAS from the coding sequence ATGACCTCGGGCAAACGCGTCACCATCGCGGACATCGCGCGCATGGCCGGAGTCTCACCCGGAGCCGTGTCGTTCGCACTCAACGGACGGCCCGGCGTGAGCGACGAGACCCGTCAGCGCATCCTCGCGATCGTCGAGGAGAACCACTGGCAGCCCAGCTCCGCGGCGCGCGCCCTGGTCGGCGCCCGCGCCAACACGGTCGGCTTCGCACTCGCGCGTCCCGCCCGTTCGCTCGGATCCGAGGCGTTCTTCACCGACCTCATCGCCGGCATCGAGTCGCGGCTCTCCGAGAGCAAGGTCAGTCTGCAGCTGCGCCTGGTCACCGACATCGCCGAGGAGATGGAGGTGCATCGGCAGTGGCGGTCGTCGAACCAGGTCGACGGCATCATCCTCATCGACCCTCGCGACGACGACCCTCGCAGTGACCGGATCGCGGCGCTCGACGCCCGCGCGGTGATGATCGGCTCGAAGCCCTCCCCCGAGGGAGCCGTGCCGAGCGTCTGGATCGCCGACGACGAGATGGCCGAGACGCTCTTCTCCTACCTCGCTGCCCTGGGGCACACGCGCATCGCCTACGTCGCCGGCCCCGCCGAGCTCGAGCACACCCGTCTGCGCGCTGAGGTGCTGCACGCCATGGCATCCGACGGCATCGCGGGCGAGGTGATCACGACCGACTTCTCCCCCGCCAGGGCCTCCGCCGTCACACGCTCCCAGCTCTCGGGCCGCCTGCGCCCGACGGCGATCGTCTACGACAACGACGTGATGGCGGTGGCCGGCCTCAGGGTCGCCCAGGAGATGGGCCGCGCCGTTCCGCGCGACGTCTCGATCGCATCCTTCGACGACTCGGTGATCGCCGGTCTGATCAACCCGTCGATCACCGCGATGACCCGTGACACGTTCGAGCTCGGCGAGCAGGCCGCGACACTGCTGCTGCAGCAGATCGTCGCCGGCCTCAACCTGCCCAGCGCTCAGGGCCCGACGCCGACCCTCACCGCCCGCGAGAGCACGGCTCCGCCGGCGGCAGCATCCTGA